Proteins from a single region of Pyrus communis chromosome 6, drPyrComm1.1, whole genome shotgun sequence:
- the LOC137737109 gene encoding uncharacterized protein isoform X1, producing MTTKNKKVVFLACWVFLAAAIPAFETKSDGVGEWQLLTKQNFSSQIRLHPHILLIVTLPWSGESRSLMRDVARLVTDNHEDFSSLRLRFMYRNAEKVLADAIGAATEAEGTTVLYYHNSVSYKYGGRLRAQNVLASLRPYVAVGPEELPFKSLKTAEKLKEFVDSTDKALILFEFCEWTSKLLARRKNNGTDGNGFALQGNFLGFNISGEASRSPAHLGKNIQKGIESAKMCGVDYGLGGVPWLGDFSSVNDSASFVESEQMSSFCNREEYQLFDSFLSKFTTVAREFFLPPERYKFGLVSERSMLSTFGIEDSSTWLTVLYLSGCPGCSKIIKKEEDLKNALQMDNLVVTELEGLGNTLKPSLPANQPSALLFVDRSSDLSETRIKCKKALDSFRELALHCHISRQSGGQYGDKSEKPSVQDYQALRSTSGYPKLKLSQTIKLKDKTSTFMIVNEGKQVTLDNIALDLQGGSLKEILDILLKQKNKAKLSSLAKELGFQLISDDMDIKLVNTLPVQKELQSDQLTEELSKEGLVTSSVNSDKDQLPHRTSVSAEEHLETSEVTDSEIFSQTDEEKTAYVGTSKQFLSADSEQHLADHKLDSTEDIKVDEESSSQEDKSGEQQLRFQGFEGSFFFSDGNYRLLNSLTGGSKIPALVIVDPIAQQHFVFSEEADLSYSSLANFLSGFVNGSLLPYQQSESVLQSSREATQPPFVNLDFREVDSVPRVTSRTFTEQVIGFNQSDTDAWNKDVLVLFSNRWCGFCQRMELVVREVYRAMKDYIKMLKSGSKNEKTRFHDGDLKDEMLKLPLLYLLDCTLNDCSVILKSMNQQREVYPALVLFPAEKKNAVLYEGDMAVTEIFKFMADHGSNSDDLISEKGSLWTVAKKWGRNQNLFKVQSSDIHEGAPFEKDTLHEILLTQTHKQGIRDNQPESHTSQGLQEAALHVVTGSTLVATDKLLTVHPFDKSEVLIVKADRVSGFEGLIINKNIKWDVLLELDKGLEMLSEAPLSFGGPLIKVGMPLVALTRRFVMNEYPEVLPGVYFLDQSATFRKVEEIKLGNQSVSDYWFFYGYSSWGWDQLFDEIAEGAWNLSDDGTRHLDWPSG from the exons ATGACGACGAAGAATAAGAAAGTGGTGTTCTTAGCTTGCTGGGTATTCCTCGCGGCAGCAATCCCAGCCTTTGAAACTAAATCAGACGGCGTAGGCGAATGGCAACTCCTGACAAAGCAAAATTTCTCCTCCCAGATCCGCCTCCACCCTCACATCCTCCTCATCGTCACTCTCCCAT GGTCGGGAGAATCTCGATCGCTCATGAGAGATGTGGCTCGATTGGTTACCGATAATCATGAAGATTTCAGCTCATTGAGATTGAGGTTTATGTACAGAAACGCAGAGAAGGTGTTGGCGGACGCCATTGGAGCTGCCACGGAAGCAGAGGGAACAACAGTTTTGTACTATCACAATTCTGTGTCTTACAAGTATGGCGGAAGACTTAGGGCGCAAAATGTATTGGCCTCGCTCCGTCCGTATGTGGCGGTTGGACCAGAAGAGCTTCCGTTCAAGTCCCTAAAAACTGCGGAGAAATTGAAAGAGTTCGTTGATTCAACTGACAAAGCTTTGATTCTGTTTGAGTTTTGCGAATGGACTTCAAAATTGCTTGCCAGGAGGAAGAATAATGGAACCGATGGAAACGGTTTTGCTCTGCAAG GGAATTTTCTTGGATTCAACATCAGCGGAGAGGCGAGTAGATCACCAGCACACTTGGGGAAGAATATCCAGAAG GGTATTGAAAGTGCAAAGATGTGCGGTGTTGATTATGGGCTTGGTGGTGTTCCTTGGCTTGGGGACTTCAGCTCGGTAAATGACAGTGCTTCTTTTGTGGAGTCTGAGCAAATGAGCTCATTCTGTAATCGCGAAGAATATCAGCTGTTTGACTCTTTCCTCTCGAAGTTCACAACCGTTGCACGGGAGTTCTTTCTACCTCCTGAAAGGTATAAATTTGGTCTGGTCTCAGAAAGATCGATGCTCTCAACTTTTGGGATTGAAGATTCCAGTACATGGTTGACAGTCCTGTACTTATCTGGATGCCCCGGTTGTTCAAAGATTATTAAGAAAGAGGAGGACCTCAAAAATGCTTTACAGATGGATAATTTGGTTGTTACGGAG TTGGAAGGTCTTGGAAACACTTTGAAGCCTTCTTTACCTGCAAACCAACCATCAGCACTCCTATTTGTGGATAGATCATCTGACTTGTCAGAGACTAGAATAAAATGTAAGAAAGCTCTTGATTCTTTTCGAGAGCTGGCACTGCACTGTCATATTTCACGCCAAAGTGGTGGGCAATATGGAGACAAGTCTGAGAAACCCTCGGTCCAAGATTATCAAGCTTTAAGGAGTACATCTGGATATCCAAAACTAAAGTTGTCTCAGACAATCAAATTAAAAGACAAAACGTCTACTTTCATGATTGTAAATGAAGGAAAACAAGTCACTTTGGATAATATAGCTTTGGATCTACAGGGTGGTTCCTTGAAGGAGATCTTGGATATCTTACTTAAGCAAAAGAACAAAGCTAAATTAAGCTCGCTTGCAAAAGAGTTAGGTTTCCAACTTATATCAGATGACATGGACATCAAGTTAGTGAATACATTGCCAGTGCAGAAAGAACTTCAGTCTGATCAACTTACAGAAGAACTGTCTAAGGAAGGCCTTGTGACAAGTAGTGTTAACTCAGACAAGGATCAATTGCCACACAGGACTAGTGTATCTGCTGAAGAGCATCTGGAAACTTCCGAAGTCACAGATTCTGAAATCTTTTCTCAGACTGATGAAGAGAAAACAGCATATGTTGGTACAAGTAAGCAGTTCTTATCTGCAGATAGTGAACAACATCTTGCAGATCATAAACTTGATAGTACTGAAGATATAAAGGTCGATGAAGAAAGTTCTTCACAGGAAGACAAATCAGGGGAGCAACAGCTTCGCTTTCAAGGTTTTGAgggctcttttttcttttctgatggTAATTATCGATTACTTAATAGTCTCACTGGTGGATCAAAAATTCCTGCCTTGGTGATAGTTGATCCCATTGCCCAGCAACATTTTGTCTTCTCAGAAGAGGCTGATCTTAGCTATTCTTCACTGGCTAATTTTCTTTCTGGGTTTGTTAATGGAAGTCTTCTTCCATATCAACAGTCTGAATCTGTTCTTCAAAGCTCTAGGGAGGCCACTCAACCACCATTTGTTAATCTGGATTTTCGTGAAGTGGATTCTGTCCCTCGAGTTACAAGTCGTACCTTCACCGAGCAGGTGATTGGGTTTAATCAATCTGACACTGACGCTTGGAATAAGGATGTCTTGGTCCTTTTTAGCAATAGATGGTGTGGATTTTGCCAGAGAATGGAATTGGTTGTTCGTGAAGTATATCGGGCTATGAAGGACTATATTAAGATGCTGAAAAGCGGATCAAAGAATGAGAAAACAAGGTTTCACGATG GTGACTTGAAGGATGAAATGCTGAAGCTTCCATTATTATACTTGCTTGACTGCACCTTGAATGATTGCAGTGTGATATTGAAATCAATGAATCAG CAGAGGGAAGTTTATCCTGCTCTGGTGCTCTTTCCAGCTGAAAAGAAGAATGCTGTCCTTTATGAAGGGGATATGGCAGTCACTGAAATCTTCAAGTTTATGGCCGATCATGGAAGTAACTCGGATGATCTTATCAGTGAGAAGG GAAGCTTATGGACTGTAGCAAAAAAGTGGGGAAGGAATCAAAATTTATTTAAGGTCCAGTCTTCTGACATTCACGAGGGAGCTCCCTTTGAAAAGGACACACTTCATGAAATACTTTTAACACAGACGCATAAACAAGGCATTAGAGACAATCAGCCCGAATCACACACATCACAAGGTTTGCAGGAAGCAGCCCTGCATGTGGTGACCGGTTCCACTTTAGTTGCTACTGATAAACTTCTTACTGTACATCCCTTTGATAAATCAGAGGTCCTTATCGTCAAGGCAGATCGAGTTTCTGGATTTGAAGGTCTGATTATTAACAAGAATATCAAATGGGATGTTCTTCTTGAATTGGACAAAGGGCTGGAGATGCTATCTGAGGCTCCTCTGTCTTTTGGAGGACCACTTATAAAGGTTGGAATGCCTCTTGTCGCATTAACTCGAAGATTTGTTATGAATGAGTATCCGGAAGTCCTGCCGGGTGTTTACTTTCTTGATCAATCAGCAACATTTCGTAAAGTCGAAGAGATCAAGTTAGGAAATCAATCTGTCAGCGACTACTGGTTTTTCTATGGGTATTCAAGTTGGGGTTGGGACCAACTCTTTGATGAGATTGCTGAAGGAGCTTGGAACTTGAGTGATGATGGTACGAGGCATTTAGATTGGCCATCTGGTTGA
- the LOC137737109 gene encoding uncharacterized protein isoform X2, protein MTTKNKKVVFLACWVFLAAAIPAFETKSDGVGEWQLLTKQNFSSQIRLHPHILLIVTLPWSGESRSLMRDVARLVTDNHEDFSSLRLRFMYRNAEKVLADAIGAATEAEGTTVLYYHNSVSYKYGGRLRAQNVLASLRPYVAVGPEELPFKSLKTAEKLKEFVDSTDKALILFEFCEWTSKLLARRKNNGTDGNGFALQGNFLGFNISGEASRSPAHLGKNIQKGIESAKMCGVDYGLGGVPWLGDFSSVNDSASFVESEQMSSFCNREEYQLFDSFLSKFTTVAREFFLPPERYKFGLVSERSMLSTFGIEDSSTWLTVLYLSGCPGCSKIIKKEEDLKNALQMDNLVVTELEGLGNTLKPSLPANQPSALLFVDRSSDLSETRIKCKKALDSFRELALHCHISRQSGGQYGDKSEKPSVQDYQALRSTSGYPKLKLSQTIKLKDKTSTFMIVNEGKQVTLDNIALDLQGGSLKEILDILLKQKNKAKLSSLAKELGFQLISDDMDIKLVNTLPVQKELQSDQLTEELSKEGLVTSSVNSDKDQLPHRTSVSAEEHLETSEVTDSEIFSQTDEEKTAYVGTSKQFLSADSEQHLADHKLDSTEDIKVDEESSSQEDKSGEQQLRFQGFEGSFFFSDGNYRLLNSLTGGSKIPALVIVDPIAQQHFVFSEEADLSYSSLANFLSGFVNGSLLPYQQSESVLQSSREATQPPFVNLDFREVDSVPRVTSRTFTEQVIGFNQSDTDAWNKDVLVLFSNRWCGFCQRMELVVREVYRAMKDYIKMLKSGSKNEKTRFHDGDLKDEMLKLPLLYLLDCTLNDCSVILKSMNQREVYPALVLFPAEKKNAVLYEGDMAVTEIFKFMADHGSNSDDLISEKGSLWTVAKKWGRNQNLFKVQSSDIHEGAPFEKDTLHEILLTQTHKQGIRDNQPESHTSQGLQEAALHVVTGSTLVATDKLLTVHPFDKSEVLIVKADRVSGFEGLIINKNIKWDVLLELDKGLEMLSEAPLSFGGPLIKVGMPLVALTRRFVMNEYPEVLPGVYFLDQSATFRKVEEIKLGNQSVSDYWFFYGYSSWGWDQLFDEIAEGAWNLSDDGTRHLDWPSG, encoded by the exons ATGACGACGAAGAATAAGAAAGTGGTGTTCTTAGCTTGCTGGGTATTCCTCGCGGCAGCAATCCCAGCCTTTGAAACTAAATCAGACGGCGTAGGCGAATGGCAACTCCTGACAAAGCAAAATTTCTCCTCCCAGATCCGCCTCCACCCTCACATCCTCCTCATCGTCACTCTCCCAT GGTCGGGAGAATCTCGATCGCTCATGAGAGATGTGGCTCGATTGGTTACCGATAATCATGAAGATTTCAGCTCATTGAGATTGAGGTTTATGTACAGAAACGCAGAGAAGGTGTTGGCGGACGCCATTGGAGCTGCCACGGAAGCAGAGGGAACAACAGTTTTGTACTATCACAATTCTGTGTCTTACAAGTATGGCGGAAGACTTAGGGCGCAAAATGTATTGGCCTCGCTCCGTCCGTATGTGGCGGTTGGACCAGAAGAGCTTCCGTTCAAGTCCCTAAAAACTGCGGAGAAATTGAAAGAGTTCGTTGATTCAACTGACAAAGCTTTGATTCTGTTTGAGTTTTGCGAATGGACTTCAAAATTGCTTGCCAGGAGGAAGAATAATGGAACCGATGGAAACGGTTTTGCTCTGCAAG GGAATTTTCTTGGATTCAACATCAGCGGAGAGGCGAGTAGATCACCAGCACACTTGGGGAAGAATATCCAGAAG GGTATTGAAAGTGCAAAGATGTGCGGTGTTGATTATGGGCTTGGTGGTGTTCCTTGGCTTGGGGACTTCAGCTCGGTAAATGACAGTGCTTCTTTTGTGGAGTCTGAGCAAATGAGCTCATTCTGTAATCGCGAAGAATATCAGCTGTTTGACTCTTTCCTCTCGAAGTTCACAACCGTTGCACGGGAGTTCTTTCTACCTCCTGAAAGGTATAAATTTGGTCTGGTCTCAGAAAGATCGATGCTCTCAACTTTTGGGATTGAAGATTCCAGTACATGGTTGACAGTCCTGTACTTATCTGGATGCCCCGGTTGTTCAAAGATTATTAAGAAAGAGGAGGACCTCAAAAATGCTTTACAGATGGATAATTTGGTTGTTACGGAG TTGGAAGGTCTTGGAAACACTTTGAAGCCTTCTTTACCTGCAAACCAACCATCAGCACTCCTATTTGTGGATAGATCATCTGACTTGTCAGAGACTAGAATAAAATGTAAGAAAGCTCTTGATTCTTTTCGAGAGCTGGCACTGCACTGTCATATTTCACGCCAAAGTGGTGGGCAATATGGAGACAAGTCTGAGAAACCCTCGGTCCAAGATTATCAAGCTTTAAGGAGTACATCTGGATATCCAAAACTAAAGTTGTCTCAGACAATCAAATTAAAAGACAAAACGTCTACTTTCATGATTGTAAATGAAGGAAAACAAGTCACTTTGGATAATATAGCTTTGGATCTACAGGGTGGTTCCTTGAAGGAGATCTTGGATATCTTACTTAAGCAAAAGAACAAAGCTAAATTAAGCTCGCTTGCAAAAGAGTTAGGTTTCCAACTTATATCAGATGACATGGACATCAAGTTAGTGAATACATTGCCAGTGCAGAAAGAACTTCAGTCTGATCAACTTACAGAAGAACTGTCTAAGGAAGGCCTTGTGACAAGTAGTGTTAACTCAGACAAGGATCAATTGCCACACAGGACTAGTGTATCTGCTGAAGAGCATCTGGAAACTTCCGAAGTCACAGATTCTGAAATCTTTTCTCAGACTGATGAAGAGAAAACAGCATATGTTGGTACAAGTAAGCAGTTCTTATCTGCAGATAGTGAACAACATCTTGCAGATCATAAACTTGATAGTACTGAAGATATAAAGGTCGATGAAGAAAGTTCTTCACAGGAAGACAAATCAGGGGAGCAACAGCTTCGCTTTCAAGGTTTTGAgggctcttttttcttttctgatggTAATTATCGATTACTTAATAGTCTCACTGGTGGATCAAAAATTCCTGCCTTGGTGATAGTTGATCCCATTGCCCAGCAACATTTTGTCTTCTCAGAAGAGGCTGATCTTAGCTATTCTTCACTGGCTAATTTTCTTTCTGGGTTTGTTAATGGAAGTCTTCTTCCATATCAACAGTCTGAATCTGTTCTTCAAAGCTCTAGGGAGGCCACTCAACCACCATTTGTTAATCTGGATTTTCGTGAAGTGGATTCTGTCCCTCGAGTTACAAGTCGTACCTTCACCGAGCAGGTGATTGGGTTTAATCAATCTGACACTGACGCTTGGAATAAGGATGTCTTGGTCCTTTTTAGCAATAGATGGTGTGGATTTTGCCAGAGAATGGAATTGGTTGTTCGTGAAGTATATCGGGCTATGAAGGACTATATTAAGATGCTGAAAAGCGGATCAAAGAATGAGAAAACAAGGTTTCACGATG GTGACTTGAAGGATGAAATGCTGAAGCTTCCATTATTATACTTGCTTGACTGCACCTTGAATGATTGCAGTGTGATATTGAAATCAATGAATCAG AGGGAAGTTTATCCTGCTCTGGTGCTCTTTCCAGCTGAAAAGAAGAATGCTGTCCTTTATGAAGGGGATATGGCAGTCACTGAAATCTTCAAGTTTATGGCCGATCATGGAAGTAACTCGGATGATCTTATCAGTGAGAAGG GAAGCTTATGGACTGTAGCAAAAAAGTGGGGAAGGAATCAAAATTTATTTAAGGTCCAGTCTTCTGACATTCACGAGGGAGCTCCCTTTGAAAAGGACACACTTCATGAAATACTTTTAACACAGACGCATAAACAAGGCATTAGAGACAATCAGCCCGAATCACACACATCACAAGGTTTGCAGGAAGCAGCCCTGCATGTGGTGACCGGTTCCACTTTAGTTGCTACTGATAAACTTCTTACTGTACATCCCTTTGATAAATCAGAGGTCCTTATCGTCAAGGCAGATCGAGTTTCTGGATTTGAAGGTCTGATTATTAACAAGAATATCAAATGGGATGTTCTTCTTGAATTGGACAAAGGGCTGGAGATGCTATCTGAGGCTCCTCTGTCTTTTGGAGGACCACTTATAAAGGTTGGAATGCCTCTTGTCGCATTAACTCGAAGATTTGTTATGAATGAGTATCCGGAAGTCCTGCCGGGTGTTTACTTTCTTGATCAATCAGCAACATTTCGTAAAGTCGAAGAGATCAAGTTAGGAAATCAATCTGTCAGCGACTACTGGTTTTTCTATGGGTATTCAAGTTGGGGTTGGGACCAACTCTTTGATGAGATTGCTGAAGGAGCTTGGAACTTGAGTGATGATGGTACGAGGCATTTAGATTGGCCATCTGGTTGA